Within the Microbacterium terricola genome, the region TCGCGAGCACCGGTCGCGCCGGCCGGACCGGATTCATCCCTTGACCGCCGCGCCGGCGACCGAGTCGACGATCTGCCGCTGCGCGAAACCGAAGAGGATCAGCACGGGCACCGAGGCGATCACCGCGCCGGCCATCACGATCGCGAAGTGCGTGCGGTAGGCGCCCTGCAGCATCGACAGGCCGGGCTGGAGGGTCATGTTCTCGGGTGAGAGGAGCACGTACACCGGCCACAGGAAGTCGTTCCAGTTGTTGAGGAACGACAGCACGGCCAGTGTGGCCAGCGCCGGCCGCGCGAGCGGCAGCACGACCTGCAGGAAGATGCGGAACTCGCCGGCGCCGTCGATGCGCGCGGCTTCCTCGATCTCGACAGGCAGCCCCACGAAGAACTGGCGGAGGAAGAAGATGCCGAACGCGCCGGCAGCGCCGGGCACCGTGATCGCCAGGATGGTGTCGAGCCAGCCGAAGTTCTGCACGATGAGGTAGTTCGGCACGAGGAAGACCACCGGCGGCACCAGCAGCGTGGCGATGATGAGGCCGAAGATGAACTTCTTGCCGGCGAAGTCCATACGCGCCAGCGCGTACGCGCCCATCGACGCGGTGACGAGGATCAGGATCGTCTGGATGGTCGCGGCGGCGAAGCTGTTCCACAGCCACAGCAGGATCGGCTGCTGCCCGCTGGCGAGGGTCTGGTACGCCTCGAACGAGATCGGGTTCGGCAGCGCGAAGGGGTTGCGCACCGCATCCGCGTCGGTCTTGAACGAGGTGATCAGCATCCACACCAGCGGCAGGACGATGATCAGCGCAAGAGCGCCGAGCACGATGTAGAGCAGCACCTTCGCGGTGATGCGGCGGGCGCGGGGACGCCGGTCGACGGCGATCGCGGCGGTCATGAGACACCCTTCTCGGCGCGCTCGCGCTGCAGACGGAAGTTGATGACGCTGATCACGGTCAGGAACGCGAACAGGATGTAGCTCATCGCGGCGGCGGGCGCCATGTTGTTCTGGGAGAGGCCCTGATCGGCGATGTACATGATGGCCGTGCGGGTCTCGTTGCCCGGGCCGCCGACGGTGAGCAGGTAGGACTGGCCGAACATGTTGGCCGAGGCCAGGACGGTGGTCGTCGTGATGAAGAGCATGACCGGACGCAGTCCGGGGATCGTCACGTTGAGGAACGAGCGCCACGCCCCCGCGCCGTCGAGCGATGCCGCCTCGTAGAGGTCGGAGTTGATGCCCTTGAGCCCCGCCAGGAAGATGACGGTGTTCAGGCCCATGGTCCACCACACGGTGACGCCGACGAGCGTGACCCACACCCACGGCACGTTGACGGTCCAGGGGATGTCGGACGGCAGGCCGATGCTGCCCAGCAGGTGGTTCAGGATGCCCGACTGCGTGTCGAGGATGTAGCCCCAGATCACGCCGACCACAGCCACCCCGAGC harbors:
- a CDS encoding carbohydrate ABC transporter permease, with the translated sequence MAEIATTTALGPQRASAGGRGPVRRAATRRKTLIAYLFLAPFLILFATFVVAPAVFGLWISLTDWSPFKDVQNFIGFQNYIDLFTAGSTTSGDFWQSMRATAIFVVASVPFLVVIPLLVAILLNQKIRAATTFRTIFFAPYVLGVAVVGVIWGYILDTQSGILNHLLGSIGLPSDIPWTVNVPWVWVTLVGVTVWWTMGLNTVIFLAGLKGINSDLYEAASLDGAGAWRSFLNVTIPGLRPVMLFITTTTVLASANMFGQSYLLTVGGPGNETRTAIMYIADQGLSQNNMAPAAAMSYILFAFLTVISVINFRLQRERAEKGVS
- a CDS encoding carbohydrate ABC transporter permease; its protein translation is MTAAIAVDRRPRARRITAKVLLYIVLGALALIIVLPLVWMLITSFKTDADAVRNPFALPNPISFEAYQTLASGQQPILLWLWNSFAAATIQTILILVTASMGAYALARMDFAGKKFIFGLIIATLLVPPVVFLVPNYLIVQNFGWLDTILAITVPGAAGAFGIFFLRQFFVGLPVEIEEAARIDGAGEFRIFLQVVLPLARPALATLAVLSFLNNWNDFLWPVYVLLSPENMTLQPGLSMLQGAYRTHFAIVMAGAVIASVPVLILFGFAQRQIVDSVAGAAVKG